From the Eschrichtius robustus isolate mEscRob2 chromosome 3, mEscRob2.pri, whole genome shotgun sequence genome, the window CCAAAAAAGTAGATGAGAAAATTGTCTCCTTATGGAAATATTCAAGTTAATGAATGAAAACTAAGTTATAGAATTAGAATATCATTATTGTGCAATACCAAATGAAATAACTGAACAGAAGCAATTCCtaacatcacaagaaaaagagaCAACCAGACACAATGGGCCTCCTGGTGAAAAAACACACCACCACTTACGGTCTTGCCAAAGGCATCAAACCTGAGTCTGAACAGACCTCTGGATTGAGCTGTCCATGTGCAGGAACTGCAGAGGACTGAGGAACATGTTGAACTAAACTATTAGTATGCAATCAGCAAAACCCAGACTGTGGGCAGAAAGTAAGGTATACAGATCAAACATCCTGGGGTCTTTAACAGATACACTGTTATGAAAAGAAAGGGCTAGAGGAGGAAATCTGTagattaaaaaactcaaaatacatataaaatcaaataaatgggAAATCTGAAGTATAGTGTCCAGGGAAGCACACTTGGATGATGAAACTATAAAGAAATCCAAGGGGATAATTATCATAAAAGTCAGGAGAGTGGCTATTTTCTAGGAGAGGGGAACAATTGTGATCGGAACTGGGCTAGCTGGAGAAGCTCCATTTCTCGATTTAGATGGTAGTTTCAAGGGTGTTGGCCTTAAAATAATTCAAGTCATGTATTTGTTTTGTGTGATTTTCtatatgtgtgttttatttttcagttataaagGTAAAAAAACCAAATCATGAACTTTTGATTCCAGATGTGGTAGGCTGATAATGGCTTCTCAAGATATATCCACagcctaatccctggaacctgtgaatgttaccttttttgaaaaataagaaaaaagcgtttttctttggaaaaagggttttttttttcctccagatgtGATTAAACTAAGGATCTTTAAATGAAGAGACTATAATGGATTacctgggtgggccctaaatgtaaccacaagtgtccttataagagaaaagcAGAGGGGGATTTGACCAAGAGGAGAAGGTGAGAAGAAGATGgagagagattggagtgatgtaccCACATGCCAAAGAACACCAAATAatgccagaagctagaagagacaAGGAATGAATCCCCCTCCAGACCCTccagagggagtgtggccctgatgttgccttgctttcagattctgccctctagaattgtgagagaatcaatttctgttgttttaagccactaagattgTGGTTATTTGCTATAGCATCCACAGGAAACCAATACACCAATACACCAATAAACCAATACAGGTAAGCTGTAGATCATGGCAGGTCAGTCTTCCTCCTGCAATAAGAAGctagaaaaactacaaaaaacatgttttttaaaggCAACAAGGGGATGTCAAAGGAATGAGGATGAGATCAAGTAAAATTCCAGAGACAGGAGAATGTTTCTGAAGTGAGCTGAGCACAGGCTGAATATAAGGCCTAACCTAGACAGAATGCCTCTGCCTGGGGAAAAGAAATCACCAAAGATTTTGGTGGTCATGCAATGCTGGAGTgacaagttaaaattttaaagggcCTCTAATGATGGCTAGTTTTATCTATGGAAAATTTGCAGAACTCCTGGAATGTTCATGAGGCTGGAGAGTTGGGTTAAAAGCTTCTAAAAGGCACAATGAATCTCCCACAGTCTGGCATTATTGATTAGGAAGTGAAGACCTGCTGAGGCAGGGAAAGGAGAAGAGCCTCAACTACTCAACTGGTATCCTCCTCAAGATATTTGCCAGATTTTGAGACTCCCTGGAACAGGAGCTTGCAGAGCTGGCTCAATCTTCTTCAGtacttcagagctaaagagaTGAATACCTGCCCAGCTTTCAGTCAAAAGATTGTGAGGAACATGCCTGAAGAATATGGATGAACCAGACTGAAACAGCAACCCAACCCTGAGACAGCCTAATCCTTGACTGGATTGAGGTGAATCAGTCCCTCACCCTATCTGCCTAATAGGAAAAAGTGAGAACGCTCTCTGGTGGAAGAGAACATGATATGGAGCCTTCTGTAGTTATTCATAATTTCTGGCAAACAATAAAAAAGCATAAGActtgtaaagagaaaaaaaatatgaccaaaatgaaaagaaaaaaaatataaaaagactcaTAGATGATCCAGATACTAGAATTAGCAtacaagaatataaaaataacaatgattaacatgttaaagaaaatagcaaaaattatggacatataaatgaaaatgaatttaaacAGAAAATTGGAATCTATAAAAAACTCAAATGgacattctagaactgaaaaacaaacaaacaaacaaaaagccaaaaTCTGAAATGTAAGGGTTTAACAGCAGATTGGGCACagaattagtgaactggaagatatgTCGGTAGAAAACAtccaaactgaaacacagagataaaaaagaatggaaaacaaaaagaaagtaagaagCATAGGAGACATGCTCAAATATCTAGCACACGTTTAACTGGAGtcttaaaaaagagaagagagaatattgggaaaaagcaatatttaaagagataatggctgagaattttccaaaactgatgagAGATATCaaaccacagattcaagaagctcagcaaACCCAAGCAGGAGAGATACAAATAAAACCATGGCTAGGCATATCCTAGTAACACTGTTGAACATCAGAGACACTGTTGGGTATCTTAAAAGAAGTCAGAAGAAAAAAGCCCCATTATCTTCAAAGAAACAACAGTATAACTAACAGATGACTTCTCAACAAAAACAACGGaagccagaagaaaatgaaataacatatttaaagttccaaaagaaaataactgtcaacctaaaattctataccaaaaggaaaaaaatgccataaaatataaattttaaagatatctttaccaaaacaatcttgaaaaagaagaataatgtCTTGTAcagtctgatttcaaaacttactacaaagctacagtaatcaaaacagtgtggtactgtcataaagacaaacatatagactaatggaataaaatagagaacccagaaataaaccctcacatatgaTCAAtgatttcaacaagggtgccaagaccattcaatgaggaaaagacagtcttttcaacaaacgatgttgagaaaactggatgcctacatgtataagaatgaagttagacccttaccttacaccacagacaaaatttaactcaaaatggataagagATCTAAACATAAGGACTAAAagtacaaaactcttagaggaaaacatagtggAAATGCCTCTTAACATTGCATTTcgtaatgatttcttggatatgacgtCAAAAGtatggatatgacatcaaaagtatgggcaacaaaaaaagataaacaggaCCACATCAAAATCGGAatcttctgtgcatcaaaggacactgttgaaagacaatctgtttctgcttttgtgGAACTTTGCTTTAGCAAGGCAGTCTTTAGACAAGTGTGACACATGCTGCAAGAGAGGTATTGCAGAACTGAATTATAGAGGATGTAAAATTACAAAAATCCTCAGGGCATACCCACAGGGTAGTGCAGCCATGGACAAGCtagacacattttctttttcatctttctgttACAGCCCCCTGGAGCCAGGCCCTGAGCAGGTCAAGAAATGATCCTTAACTCTTTTGGAGTTGAAGTTTCAAATACCACTTCTCCTAAAATATGGAGCAGTGAAAATGTTTgtgaggtggtggtgatggtgattatTAATTCCAATGTAGTCTAGTGTTATTCTTTTCTTAGAATTTCAAGACATTCCCCATAACCAGGGATACCCTGACATGTTACAAAACCAGTCTGGTGATTATTGACTTAAAAGCTCTAACACTGGTGAGAGCTAAATACTAATTAAACTCGAAGTAATAGCCAACCATAGAAAACTGGGCAAACTTAAAAATGACTTTCCAGATAATACCAGACCggctttaaaaagagaagaaacttcTTATAAGCTTCCCTTGTTTCAGTTTAACTTACGTCTTGTTGTTTTCATCTTAGCACAAAAGACATGCTGGTCACCTTCCTCTGAATAGTGCATCATCAAATGTTAGCGGTTTGCTTTCCCTGTCATCCTACTCTCAGGCTGAATGATTCTAGATCctttcacttttcttcttttagacTCTGTGGAATTTAACCACCTGCCTGATCTCTGGAACTGGTACTGGCCCTACCAGAGCCTTAATCTAGGGACCTTAAAAGGAGTGAGACCAGAAGCCAGCAAGCCACCTCAGGCCACTTCTAAACAAGGATATAGCCAATTAATTGATGGCTAATTGCTTTAAAGTTCATATGAAGAGGACTCTGGTAGCTATGAAAGTGAAGTATTCAAGCAGTTTTAGAGGAATCCCAGTAAGCCTTTTGTCATTACAAAAGACACCTGCTATTTGTCCAGGTAAGCCTCAGAGAGGTCCAAGAGTCACCTGGAATATGGGGTTTGCGAGAAGGTGGCTACTACTTTGAAGAAAAAATCTACTACCTAGTTTTCAAGTCCCAAAGGTGATACAAAGAGCATCATTTGGGTGCCTCTAACACAAGATCTTGACCCTTCCCATTCCAAGGTTTCATgacctaataaaatattttatttcaattaggCTAAAATTTTATGCATTGCTTTGGTTCAAATTAACtcagggaattttaaaaaacaaaactgatttggttTCCTGCtgagtgaaaaattttaaaactagttGTGAAGGGAGTTGTGGCAAAGTAGTGGTTTTAGGTTCACTGTTTGATTCGAGACACTGCTTCCAGCCCTTGCTACAGAACCACATTGAGAAGGGAACGCCTGTAATTTAATTACACTCCCACAGTCAATGGAATTTTTCTGATGTTTAAGAGGTAGGCAAGAGCCTTTGACAATTAGGAAACTTTCAGAGATTTGTCCAAGGTCCTACAGAGTGAGTGATCCATCTGAGATATCATACACCCCAAGGTACGCGCAACTGTATGATTCCTTTTTTAATTCTGAGTTTGAAGACTCAGATCTTATACTACTTGCTGTGTGATCGGGTAAATCACTACACAAGTCTcggtttcttatctataaaatgggtcgAACATGCCACATGATCCTGGGTTCACTGTTAGCTTcgtgtgggttttttgtttttgtttttgataaggatccaaaaaggaaaggagaatttCTGCTTCCTCGCTCAGCGTCAGCGTCTTGAAGTGCCCCGCCCCCCCATCCACCCCCGACCCATACCCATCTCCCACACCACCCACCCCTTCCTTGAATTTGTGCGTCAGAATACTGTTCTAGTCCAGACTCTACCGCGATGTGATACGACGTCTGGCAACTCCACATCTCTGGGTTTTGGTCGCCTCCCAGGACACTGGTACGGTCGGCTCTGACCTTATCAACATGGCAGCTGGAAGTGGCTTGCAGGAAGAAGAAAGGTGTGGCACTGAAGGATCACTTCCGCTTCCGTCGGCCCCAACGCTTTCGTTTCTCGTGCTACCGTGACTAAGATGGAAGCGCTTTTGGAGTCGCGGTGCGGACTTTGGGCCGGCATTCCGGCCCCTGGGCAGTTTTACCGCATCCCGCCCACTCCCGGTTCCTCTGTGGACCCGGCGTCCGCGCTCTGCGGGGGTCCGATTACGCGCACCCAGTAAGCTCTCGGCGCCTTAGCCTGCGCATGGGGAGGGACCGTGGGGCCTGTTGCGGCCGGCAGGTTCTGGGAGCCGGGGAAGGCGAGGGAGGCACCCCGGGGCGCACTAACAGCGGGGGAGCTCGGGGAGGAGGGTCCCGGAGAATGAAAGGAGCCGTGGAAAGTCAGAGGCGGAACCCACAACGTGGGAAGCGGGCTCAGGCTCTCCCCCCGCGTCGCCCCTCGCCAGACCACCCTCTCTCTCCAGGAACCCCATGGTGACCGGGACCTCGGTCCTGGGCGTCAAGTTTGAGGGCGGAGTGGTGATTGCAGCAGACATGCTGGGCTCCTACGGTTCCTTGGCTCGTTTCCGCAACATCTCTCGCATTATGCGAGTCAACAACAGCACCATGCTGGGTGCTTCCGGAGACTACGCTGATTTCCAATATTTGAAGCAAGTTCTCGGCCAAATGGTGTAAGTCATCTCGAGAATAGGAGTAGTTTCCAAGTGGGGAGGAGAATCCACTGTTTTTTATCCCCTCAAGAAATTCTAGGGTGGAGAAACTTGAAACTGCAGCAGAGGACAGGGAGACTTGGCGTGGAAGATGTGAGAATGTTTGCAAATAAGTAGTTTATTTTAGTGGGTTTAAATGGGGAAGATTGTGGTAACATCTTTTGGGGGTGGATGGAAACCCCGACTtctgttctttcccttttttcacaACCAATTCTTTTTAAGGATCGATGAGGAGCTGTTGGGAGATGGACACAGCTATAGCCCTAAAGCTATTCATTCATGGCTGACCAGGGCTACGTACAGCCGGCGCTCCAAGATGAACCCCCTGTGGAACACCATGGTCATTGGAGGCTATGCTGATGGAGAGAGGTTGACTtgaatacaaataactcatttccTTGACCTACCCAATCTCTAGTGCCTGTGTAGTGTCTGTCTCTTCCCCCTGAGTGACTCCCACTTCTACCTCAGACCCCATGGTCCCATCCTTCAGCTAAAATACAGAAACCTAAGATGACCTATTGTGTCCTGTTAGCTTCCTGGGTTATGTGGACATGCTTGGTGTAGCCTATGAAGCCCCTTCGGTGGCCACTGGTTATGGTGCATACTTGGCTCAGGTAAGTAGCCAGTTGAGGGACGAGGGATAGGAGAAGACAGAAGGCGGTGGGGGTTAGTGGTTGTCTGCTTGTTCTACCCTTGAAATTCTGACATGAGGAACAGGCTAGGATCTGTACTGCTGGGCGGATGGTTTTCTTTTTGGTCCAGAGGCCATAATGACAAGGTGGGATATGTCCTGGAGGGAGTCAGTATACATGTGCAAAGAGAGGACACCCTAGAATTTCCCCTTCAAGTGGGTCTTAGCACAAGTAAGCAGAGTTCATTTTGCTGAGGCAATAGGTGGAATGTCGCCTTTTCACCCATTTATGATTCTTTTCACACCGTGGATTTGCGACATATCGCCTATCGCCTGGTATTCAGCTCGTGATATCTCCCATGTTTTTTCCCCCCGATATCCCTAGCCTCTGCTGCGAGAAGTTCTGGAGAAGAAGCCAGTGCTGAGCCAGACTGAGGCCCAAGAGCTAGTGGAACGCTGCATGCGAGTGCTGTACTATCGAGATGCCCGTTCTTATAACCGGGTGAGAAGAGTGAATAATAAGTGATGCAGATCTAATTGGCAGGCTTTGCAATCCCCGAGTCTCTAAACTTTGAAGAACAGAGTGCCCCATTTCTGTGTCTCCTGTTTTCACATTTGGGAAAGACCCTCAACTTGACCTTTGACCAGGGACTTCTTTCACATAAGGGTTGGCATTTTCATTGAAGAGCTCTGCTTTCTTTCAGTTTCAAATCGCCACTGTAACTGAAAAAGGTGTTGAAATAGAGGGACCCCTGTCTGCAGAGACCAGCTGGGATATTGCCCACATGATCAGGTGattgaaattaaaattacagtAGAAAAGGTAATTGGGAGATCCCTTGGTTGCAGTAAGCTTGGTTTTTCTGGAGGCCTCAACCAAAAAATTCTCTGGGTGGCAAGGGTTTGGGCTGAGGATAGAGCTGCTTTTACGAATTGATTCCTCACTCTATGGCTTCACAATTTTATTATGATCTCTTCCTTTTTAGTGGCTTTGAATGAAATACAGAGGCATTATCCAGAACTGAAGTTGTACCCTTCTTCTAACTTTGAACTTGGCTGGTTCAAAGGTACtattcttttgtaaaataaatccTTTGAAACACTTGCTGAGTGGTTGTACTGTTTGACTAGGTCACACCAAGAGTGAAACTGCTCAGTACTGCTGTGTGCCATCTccctccctggtcagagaacccTTTGGTTCTTGGTTCTGGTAGCATATATACAGAATGGTCTTCATGATAATACCGAAGACCCATTACTGTCTTCATTTGGGTCTGTATGGAAGGCTGCTTTGTATAGAAGTCAGACTTAATCTTTGTGTAGTAACATAATTAGCTTTtgtgtttaacatttttcttcaacGTTTTTACCCATGCACTAGTCTAAAATACAGACTTCCTGGTTAATGTTGGCTCTATATGTGATTTTAGTTAAAACATCATTTCAAAGATGGAAATGTAACATCTAGTAGAGCTGTATAAGGTTACTCCCAAACTGGAACTAACAGCCTTGATCCCACACCCGTCCAACCTCCTCACCCTTCATGGGGAATACTAAGTAATTTCGACATTTAAGCTAAGTCTACTACTAATTTCTAGCACTGTCAGAAGACGTCTTACAAGTATTGTGTTCACTAAGTCCTAGGTGTAGTGGTGAGTCAAATCAATTCGGGTTATTAGCCAGTTCCATCACCAGGATGGCGTTAAacccaaatattaaaaaacaccctgggtgattctgatgcatatcCTCTCTAAACCTCTTTTTGAGAAACTAGTATAGGCAGTAAACCCCAAAACCATTACAGGCATATCTTGTtatgctttgcagatactgcagtgttgttttacaaactgaaggtctgtggcaaccctgcactgaGAAAATCTTGGTGCCATATTTCCAGTAGCGTTTGCTTACTTTGTGTCTATGTCACGTTTGGtgattcttgcaatatttcaaactttttcattattttatctgatatggtgATCAGCAGTGATCTTTGACGTTACTACTGCAAAAAAGATgacaacttgctgaaggctcggGGTGGTCAGCATTTTTggcaataaactatttttaaattaaggtatataatTTTTTAGACATAGTGTTATTGCACATTTAATATACTATAGTATAAACTTacatgcactggaaaaccaaaaacactGTGACTCGCTTTGCTGTGATAGTTGCTTCACTGCAGTGGTCTGGACCCCAACCtacagtatctccaaggtatgcctgtatagaaATTCAGTGAGGTGAGAGCTGAGAGAGAAATCAAAACCCCTCCACTTGTATTACCCATGATTACAACTAGAAAATTCAAGCAAAAGAAAACTATCAGCTTTCAATTTGCATCTTCCACACATTCAGTCTCAACACAAAGtagtcaataaatacttgtttattgattaaactgaattataaaaaacaaaacaaaaaaaacttcctATACTACGAAGCCATGCAGGCAGAATCCACAAAGGTAACTTCCTGGCCAAAACCCAGCTGATCCACTGTTGGTATTATGGCCTTAAAAAAATTACCCATTGAGAAAGTCATACAGTGTGCAGAGGCCAGGAACCCAGCTCTACTAAATCTGGGGCTGCTGCGGAGACTACCAAAGAGAAGGATTAAGTCACTGCAGATAGAGTTGACCATAGTTCTTGAACTTTCTGAAAGGCAAAGTTTTGACTCAAAAGTCCATATTCTGTCAAAATGGCATCAGGCAAAAAGCTGGGGAAGAGAAGCCCAGGTGGATCCTCAGTTCAGTTTTCAGATGCCATGGGTTCACAAAGCTGGCCAAGCTGTTTATGGAAGGGAATACCCCAGTTCACTATATTATAGTGTGCTGGgagttaaaaaacacaaaaaaaacggATGAGGAGAAACAGGTGGTAACAAATGTCACACCTGTACCACCAGGCCCATCACATCTTGAGAATCTCCCAGTCTGTGAAAGCCTGCTCAAATAGGGTCACCTAGAAAAAAACCACATTGTTTATAAATCCAtttcccttcattttttaaaatgttccacttatgtacattttaaagatgaacCATTTACAAGCCTGTGCAGGTTGCCTCCTTGACTCACAGGAGGGATACATTGCAGAAAGCCTCAGGATGTACAGAAGTATAGTATAGTTGTGGGAAAGGTGGACCTGGATTTTTgctccttttctctgtgtgttacAGTACGTTTCAGTTTATAGCCATTGAGtacatacaattaaaaaaaaaaattccctcatgcaaattgtagaaaaaattttctttccttgaagctggcagtgaaaaataaagattcatgtctttttctttgtgcacACCCCTACGTGTTTCTTCTTCATGTCAGATTCTTCTCTAAGCATTAAGAGAAATAGGGGAAAGCCACAGGGTAAGCAGAATTTCAACAAGTGGTCTTTTTAAAGTTCAATACAACTTCTTGCACAATTAGCTGCTGGCTGGAGGACATGTGATCCCTTGAACAGGTATGCTGTCCACTTAACAGGAGGAAGTTGAACAAAGCAGGGACTGCCCCCATGGATTGCAGGATGAAGACCCGTACACTGGGAATGGCTTCCACCCTAAGGTTCTGTGTGATCACCTCAGTACCTCTTGCTTGCTAATGACCCATGTATGATCCTTTGTCCAGAGTGATGGTGTGAGAATGGGGAAGGGGGCCAAGGATCACAGGTGCAAAGAATAttggttttgttgtgtttttgttggaGGGAGGGTGGTGAGGAAAAAAATCTACTCATCATTCTGGACGATTAAAGGTGGTGTCATGCATTTTTAAAGCCACAATTTTATATTTAGAGTTGCTGTAGAAACCAAcatctctggagagggaaggaaagaaaggagaaggaagagagagttcagtgggattttttttccattttcatttttatataaaagtgTTAAGACCACAATGAAAAAACGTttttatccatatatatatataataaaccaGTTTGTGAGCtacaatttttgtctttcccATCTTCAGAAATGTTCTCACATTGACAATGGTTGGATAGCATCATGCCAAAAGACACTGGCCacacagtaaaacaaacaaaacccagatgtACTATGATACAGTTGAGGTAAAAGGggaaacaaaagatttaacattCGCCCacgaaagattttttttttcctttttcttgatttTGTCAGAAAAATACCAAGCACAgtgctttaaatttaaaaaaaagtcacaaaaaccTGTTTTTAGCAGAAGTGAATGACCAACGGGGCCGGGGCCAGGGCCAGCTCATCGGCTCAGACGTGATCACTATCGGTTTTCCTAATAATCCACAAATCCACAAGGATGTATAAGTCAACATCAGGGGGGAGTGGtggcataaaattaaaaaatataacccAAATACCCCCACCTGGTATACCCCCTTTACCTCTACCCTCCCTAACgctttcccacccccactccacaCCCCCTCATGACCCCAACACTTAAATCTCCATCAGATCTAGGTCAGCTTCTTCAAAGCCATAGAAGGACTCGGTCTCGCTTTCACCCTCAAAGAGCTGGTGAAGGCTTTCAGGCTCAACTGTCTCTTCAGGAGATGACCTGGGTCGGGGAGTGGAAGCTGAGGCCTCCTCAGACTGTTCCCCACTCAGCTTCAGTTGCTCCTCTAGGGAGGCAATTAGCTCCTCCTGCAtgtcagcatttcttgtaggtGAGTTAATGTTGCCATCAGGGCCAGGCAGAACGCTGGCCACAAGGAAGGACCGCTGAACTAGCTCTGGACAGTCCCCAATGACACCAAGCACCTCAGCCAGCCAGACCAGAACCAGTTGAAGCAGGACATCAGAATCACATGCACTATCTGCCATTTCCCGAGCCTGCTCCTTCCACTTTTTGTGCAGGAAGTTCTTGACAGTTCGTTTGATGCACACATCTAATGGCTGGATTTTGGAGCTACAGCCTGCTGGGACAACTGCAGGCAAAGTGCTAGAGGCACTAAGCATGGCCAGCACCTCTTCTGACAGGTGAGTGCGATGACAGTCCATCACAAGCATGCCTCTGCTGCGCTGGCAAGCGGTGTGCTTCTGCCACACTCGGGCTGACCACAGCTCCATGATCTCGTCGTCGCTGTAGCCACTCTCCTTCACCTCTAGCAAGATAGAGTCTGGCACATTAGCAGGCTGATCCATCTGTCCTCGGTAGAAAACCAGGGTAGGGAGGACAGTGCCATCTGCCAGAATGGCCAGCACCACATCACACCAAGGCTCCCCTGTGCCCACTGTCTGCAGGGCATTCTCCTTTCGGTCGTCACTGCTCAGTACCTCCGTATCCAGGAACAAGGAGACCTCATCAATAGCCACAATCATAGACAAGGGTAAGTCCTGGTTGTGAATCTGCCGTtgtacaaattcaatgaagagtCCTGCATTCTCTGCCACATCCTTAGGTAGAGTGTGGGCCACAGCTCGCCGAGCGTGCGGAGTCAGGTGGTGCCGTAGCATGAAACGCACAGCCCACTCATAAGAGATCTTAAACCCCCCCTCCAAAGAACGTCCTATTTTGGTGGCCTTCTGGAACAAGGTCTCCTCATTTACAGGTAGCTGTTGCTCTCGTTGGGTCAGCACCCACTCAGCCAGTTTCTCTTCTGCCTCTAAGCTCAGATATTTGCCCTCCAGATTCTCCCCCTGTGAGGCCTGGAAGCGCCGAAGCCAACGCCGGATGCGTCGTTGGGGGTTTCGGAAGTGTTCAGCTGCCTGTTCCGTATTGCAGCACAGGGCAAACAGTACCACTCGGAGCTTCTTCACAGAAAGCTGCTCCTTCTTGCCAATCACACTGCTACTACCACCCCCTGATGCTGGCTCAGGCTCCTGGGTGACTGGGCTCCCTTCATCCTGGTCATCGACATTCAGACATTCGGCCCCCTCCGTAGCCAAGGGTGGAAGGGCTAAAGGCTGGGGATGAGTGGGGGTTGGTGGTGGGGTTGCAGTTGAGGCTGGTGACGGGAGTGCCTGGGCCATGGGAGCTGGTAGCTCTTCAGGCTCAGCTGGGGTGGCGCCCGCAGATTTCACAGTGGCAGCTTTAatagaggggaaggaaggaggagggtacAAATTCTTCAAGTTCCGGTCGTGCACTCGGTCATGAGTCTGGCCATGCCTAAAGGGTTAGCAACGAGAGGAGGAAAAAGCTCAGTTAAACTAGgagaatgaaataataatagtagtagtagtaataataaagaCCAAACAtactataaaatagaaattaaaccaTCAAGTGAGTTT encodes:
- the PSMB4 gene encoding proteasome subunit beta type-4, which produces MEALLESRCGLWAGIPAPGQFYRIPPTPGSSVDPASALCGGPITRTQNPMVTGTSVLGVKFEGGVVIAADMLGSYGSLARFRNISRIMRVNNSTMLGASGDYADFQYLKQVLGQMVIDEELLGDGHSYSPKAIHSWLTRATYSRRSKMNPLWNTMVIGGYADGESFLGYVDMLGVAYEAPSVATGYGAYLAQPLLREVLEKKPVLSQTEAQELVERCMRVLYYRDARSYNRFQIATVTEKGVEIEGPLSAETSWDIAHMISGFE